From Sphingopyxis sp. MWB1, a single genomic window includes:
- a CDS encoding alpha-hydroxy acid oxidase, with protein sequence MKLTDCHNIDDFRLLAKRRLPWPVFDYIDGAADDEVTRRQNRAAFDSCDLIPRVLAGVEKVDMRTTLFGREMAMPLFLSPTALQRLFHWQGERAVLRAAAEAGTMAGISSLATVSLAEAGALTNGPKLFQLYVHKDEGLNHAMLEAARDAKFDAVALTVDTIVGGNRERCLRSGFTSPPRFTPSNMLSYAAKPGWGLNYLCREKFSLPNLATHVSEGSSVPKSVADYFTTMLDQSLNWKRAEAIRKAWDGPFCLKGIVAVEDARRAVDIGATAIMVSNHGGRQLDGSIAPFDALAEIVDAVGDRIEVICDGGITRGTHVLKALSVGAKACSGGRLYLYALAAAGEAGVARAIALLRAEMERGMKLMGARQLSDLGRANLRWR encoded by the coding sequence ATGAAACTCACCGACTGCCATAATATCGACGATTTCCGCCTGCTGGCAAAGCGGCGCCTGCCCTGGCCGGTGTTCGACTATATCGATGGCGCCGCCGATGACGAAGTCACGCGCCGCCAGAACCGCGCGGCTTTCGACAGCTGCGATCTCATCCCCCGCGTGCTGGCCGGCGTCGAAAAGGTCGATATGCGCACCACGCTGTTCGGGCGCGAAATGGCGATGCCGCTCTTCCTTTCCCCCACCGCGCTCCAGCGCCTGTTCCACTGGCAGGGCGAGCGCGCGGTGCTGCGCGCCGCCGCCGAAGCAGGGACGATGGCGGGCATTTCGAGCCTCGCCACCGTCAGCCTTGCCGAAGCGGGGGCGCTCACCAATGGCCCCAAGCTGTTCCAGCTTTATGTCCACAAGGATGAGGGGCTGAACCATGCGATGCTGGAGGCGGCGCGCGACGCGAAGTTCGACGCCGTCGCACTCACCGTTGACACCATCGTCGGGGGCAATCGCGAACGCTGCCTGCGCTCGGGCTTTACCTCGCCGCCGCGTTTCACCCCGTCAAACATGCTGAGCTATGCCGCCAAGCCGGGCTGGGGATTGAACTATCTTTGCCGCGAGAAATTCAGCCTGCCCAATCTGGCGACGCATGTCAGCGAGGGGTCGAGCGTCCCCAAATCGGTCGCCGATTATTTCACCACCATGCTCGACCAGAGCCTCAACTGGAAACGCGCCGAGGCGATCCGCAAGGCGTGGGACGGCCCCTTTTGCCTGAAAGGCATTGTCGCGGTCGAGGATGCGCGGCGCGCGGTCGATATCGGCGCCACGGCGATCATGGTCTCCAACCATGGCGGGCGCCAGCTCGACGGCAGCATCGCCCCCTTTGACGCACTGGCCGAGATTGTCGATGCCGTCGGCGACCGGATTGAGGTGATTTGCGACGGCGGCATCACCCGCGGCACCCATGTGCTCAAAGCGCTGTCGGTCGGCGCCAAGGCCTGCTCGGGCGGGCGGCTTTATCTCTATGCGCTCGCCGCGGCGGGTGAGGCCGGGGTGGCGCGCGCCATCGCGCTGCTGCGCGCCGAGATGGAGCGGGGGATGAAATTGATGGGCGCGCGCCAGTTGAGCGACCTTGGCCGCGCCAATCTGCGCTGGCGCTGA
- a CDS encoding TorF family putative porin, giving the protein MKTLSCAWLAAAAALSALPATAYAQEEVAEGLTVSGGATVVSDYRFRGFSQSNEEAAIQGTFSINHDSGLYVGTWGSSIGFANGTEIDVFAGYSTEVASGVTADVGATLYLYPGTADSRIFEPYASVSGDLGPASLKTGIAWAPGGQDSLGGDSGIYLYTDAGLGLPGTPLTLNGHIGFAKSDSFLGGADGSVIDYSVGVETSWKALTLGISYVNTDAPKAGGYKETVGADGAVIFSLGASF; this is encoded by the coding sequence ATGAAGACTCTTTCTTGCGCGTGGCTCGCTGCGGCCGCTGCGCTTTCCGCCCTTCCCGCCACCGCTTATGCCCAGGAAGAAGTCGCCGAGGGGCTGACCGTTTCGGGCGGCGCCACGGTGGTAAGCGATTATCGCTTTCGCGGTTTCAGCCAGTCGAATGAAGAAGCCGCCATTCAGGGCACTTTCTCGATCAACCATGACAGCGGCCTGTATGTGGGCACCTGGGGATCAAGCATCGGTTTTGCCAATGGCACGGAAATTGACGTGTTCGCTGGCTATTCGACCGAAGTTGCGTCGGGTGTGACCGCCGACGTTGGCGCCACGCTGTATCTTTATCCCGGCACCGCTGACAGCCGGATTTTCGAACCCTATGCCTCGGTTTCGGGCGATCTGGGTCCCGCGTCGCTCAAGACCGGCATTGCCTGGGCACCGGGCGGGCAGGATTCGCTGGGCGGCGACAGCGGCATTTATCTTTATACCGATGCAGGCCTCGGTCTGCCCGGCACGCCGCTGACGCTCAACGGCCATATCGGCTTTGCCAAAAGCGACAGCTTTCTGGGCGGCGCCGACGGCAGCGTGATCGACTATTCGGTGGGGGTCGAAACAAGCTGGAAGGCGCTGACCCTTGGCATTTCCTATGTGAACACCGATGCGCCCAAGGCGGGCGGCTACAAGGAAACGGTCGGCGCCGATGGCGCGGTTATCTTTTCGCTCGGCGCGTCTTTCTGA
- a CDS encoding TorF family putative porin, with amino-acid sequence MNFSAARLTLSALLASCAATSASAQDIPTGPVSLSGGVDLVSEYRFRGLSRSGGDVAVQPHVTISHANGLYVGGWGSNIDDARGFGDVELNLYGGYGLDVAPGTALDLGLTYYWHPDAPAARGASDYAEANARLSYMLGPVEASGSLGYAWDQAALGDDNLRLGVDLAAAIPTTPVTLKASLGRNDGGLAALAPGQRYWDWSIGATTNIGPFVAGVQYVDTDIPMTGDKARDKFYDAGVLLTLGLYF; translated from the coding sequence ATGAATTTCTCCGCCGCGCGTCTTACCCTTTCCGCTCTTCTCGCCAGTTGCGCCGCGACTTCCGCATCGGCGCAGGACATTCCGACCGGACCTGTTTCCCTTTCCGGCGGCGTCGATCTGGTAAGCGAATATCGGTTTCGCGGCCTATCGCGCAGCGGCGGCGATGTGGCGGTGCAGCCGCATGTGACGATCAGCCATGCAAATGGGCTGTATGTTGGCGGCTGGGGATCGAATATCGACGATGCGCGCGGCTTCGGCGATGTCGAGCTCAATCTTTATGGCGGCTATGGGCTGGATGTCGCCCCGGGCACTGCACTCGACCTCGGCCTCACCTATTATTGGCATCCCGACGCCCCGGCGGCGCGGGGGGCGAGCGACTATGCCGAAGCCAATGCACGGCTTTCCTACATGCTTGGCCCGGTCGAGGCGAGCGGCAGCCTTGGTTATGCCTGGGATCAGGCCGCGCTTGGCGACGATAATCTGCGGCTGGGGGTGGATCTGGCCGCGGCAATCCCGACGACGCCGGTCACGCTGAAGGCGTCGCTGGGTCGTAATGACGGCGGGCTTGCGGCGCTCGCGCCCGGGCAGCGTTATTGGGACTGGTCGATCGGTGCGACCACAAATATCGGTCCCTTTGTAGCGGGCGTCCAATATGTCGATACCGATATTCCGATGACGGGTGACAAGGCGCGTGACAAATTTTACGATGCCGGAGTGTTGCTGACGCTGGGACTCTATTTCTGA
- the ispG gene encoding flavodoxin-dependent (E)-4-hydroxy-3-methylbut-2-enyl-diphosphate synthase, which produces MSDHNPGLRPWRDIARRDCRQIMVGDVPVGGGAPITVQTMTNTPTSDPVATIDQIRRCEEAGADLIRVSCPDTDSTAALGKIVRAARIPIIADIHFHYKRALEAADAGAACLRINPGNIGSSERVGEVVRAAKANGCAIRIGVNAGSLEKDLLEKYGEPCPEALVESALDHIKLLQDHDFHDYKVAVKASDVFLAVAAYMQLAEAVDCPLHLGITEAGGLIGGTVKSALGIGNLLWAGIGDTIRVSLSAEPEEEVRVGYEILKALGLRTRGVRVVSCPSCARQGFDVIRTVQALEEALSHIKTPMSLSVLGCVVNGPGEARETDIGITGGGNGKHMVYLSGVTDHHVADADMIAHVVKLVEAKAAEIDAGNAVSMDVTHGKAA; this is translated from the coding sequence ATGAGCGATCACAACCCCGGCCTGCGCCCCTGGCGCGACATTGCGCGGCGCGACTGCCGCCAGATCATGGTGGGCGACGTCCCTGTCGGCGGCGGCGCGCCGATCACTGTGCAGACGATGACCAACACGCCGACGAGCGATCCGGTGGCGACGATCGACCAGATCCGCCGCTGCGAGGAGGCGGGCGCCGACCTGATCCGCGTCTCCTGCCCCGACACCGACAGCACGGCGGCGCTTGGCAAAATCGTCCGCGCCGCGCGCATCCCGATCATCGCGGACATTCATTTCCATTATAAGCGCGCCTTGGAGGCTGCCGATGCCGGCGCCGCCTGCCTGCGTATCAACCCCGGCAATATCGGCAGCAGCGAGCGCGTCGGCGAAGTCGTGCGCGCGGCCAAGGCCAATGGCTGCGCAATCCGTATCGGAGTCAACGCCGGTAGCCTCGAAAAAGACCTGCTCGAGAAATATGGCGAGCCCTGCCCCGAGGCGCTCGTTGAAAGCGCGCTCGACCATATCAAGCTCTTACAGGATCACGACTTCCACGATTATAAGGTCGCGGTAAAGGCGAGCGACGTCTTCCTCGCCGTCGCCGCCTATATGCAGCTCGCCGAAGCGGTCGACTGCCCACTTCACCTTGGCATCACCGAAGCAGGCGGACTGATCGGCGGCACCGTCAAATCGGCGCTCGGCATCGGCAATCTGCTTTGGGCCGGGATTGGCGACACCATCCGCGTCAGCCTCTCGGCCGAACCCGAAGAGGAAGTCCGCGTCGGCTATGAGATTTTGAAGGCATTGGGCCTTCGCACCCGCGGCGTGCGCGTCGTGTCCTGCCCCAGTTGCGCGCGCCAGGGTTTTGACGTCATCCGCACTGTCCAAGCCCTTGAAGAAGCGCTCAGCCACATCAAAACCCCAATGAGCCTCTCGGTCCTCGGCTGCGTCGTCAACGGTCCCGGCGAAGCGCGCGAAACCGATATCGGCATCACCGGCGGCGGCAATGGCAAGCATATGGTCTATCTCTCGGGCGTCACCGACCACCATGTCGCCGACGCCGACATGATCGCCCATGTCGTCAAGCTAGTCGAAGCCAAGGCGGCGGAAATCGACGCAGGCAACGCGGTGAGCATGGACGTCACACACGGCAAGGCGGCATAA
- a CDS encoding GNAT family N-acetyltransferase: protein MTLSIRPATPADLPLIAQFIRDLAEYEKLAHEARFDEAKLSENLFGARPYAEVVIGELAGVPQGFALFFHNFSTFEGRPGIYLEDLFVRPAARGSGLGKALLTHLAKLCVARDCARLEWSVLDWNEPSIGFYKSLGARMMDEWTVMRVDGDALPALASSAS from the coding sequence ATGACTCTTTCCATCCGCCCCGCCACGCCCGCCGATCTCCCGCTAATCGCGCAGTTCATTCGCGACCTCGCCGAATATGAAAAACTCGCGCATGAAGCACGTTTCGACGAGGCGAAGCTTAGCGAGAATCTGTTCGGCGCCCGCCCCTATGCCGAGGTCGTGATCGGTGAACTGGCTGGGGTGCCCCAGGGCTTCGCGCTCTTCTTCCACAATTTTTCGACCTTCGAGGGACGCCCCGGCATTTACCTCGAAGATCTGTTTGTTCGCCCCGCGGCGCGCGGATCGGGGCTCGGAAAGGCGCTGCTGACACATCTTGCGAAACTCTGCGTGGCGCGCGATTGCGCCCGGCTCGAATGGTCGGTGCTCGACTGGAACGAGCCGAGCATCGGCTTCTACAAAAGCCTGGGCGCGCGGATGATGGACGAATGGACGGTGATGCGCGTCGATGGCGACGCGCTCCCCGCCCTCGCCAGCTCAGCGTCCTGA
- a CDS encoding S41 family peptidase, translating into MIRLPFFLPALLVATGSFVSSPIFPAPALAAETVSANEIAENYAKMLEEDYVYADIGKRYAEALRAGIASGRFAKLTGEELAGALETTVQSVSPDGHIRVRAGVGAPPPQGAGAPPSMPEPIEQAGWIAPGIAYIRFNNFPHDDATTARAAKFMADHADARAVIFDIRTNNGGGLAQMDAMLPWLFDKPTRLVTMALRASVDAKGFLIGDGPTMRRVPGDPAMVTREHWVTPNKDGRLRDAKVYLLTSGASRSAAEHFALSMKHTGRARLIGAATGGANHFGGGQDLGGDFGAFIPVGRTYDPVTGKDWEGDGLAPDVEVAPERALEVALAELGLPADDAKRLSDAYMPTRSMERRKPLVTPASGR; encoded by the coding sequence ATGATTCGCCTGCCTTTCTTTCTCCCGGCGCTGCTCGTTGCAACCGGCAGTTTCGTCTCCTCACCCATTTTTCCCGCTCCGGCTCTCGCTGCCGAAACGGTCTCTGCCAATGAAATCGCCGAAAATTACGCGAAAATGCTCGAGGAGGATTATGTCTATGCCGACATTGGCAAACGTTATGCCGAGGCGCTGCGCGCCGGGATTGCGTCAGGGCGCTTTGCGAAGCTGACTGGCGAAGAACTTGCCGGGGCGCTCGAAACGACGGTGCAGTCGGTTTCGCCCGACGGGCATATCCGCGTGCGCGCCGGGGTGGGGGCGCCGCCGCCACAGGGCGCGGGCGCTCCGCCGTCCATGCCCGAACCGATCGAGCAGGCGGGATGGATCGCGCCGGGCATCGCCTATATCCGGTTCAACAATTTTCCGCATGATGATGCGACCACGGCGCGCGCCGCGAAGTTCATGGCCGATCATGCGGATGCCCGGGCGGTCATCTTTGATATTCGCACCAATAATGGCGGCGGCCTTGCACAAATGGACGCCATGCTCCCCTGGCTGTTCGACAAGCCGACGCGGCTCGTCACCATGGCGCTGCGCGCCTCGGTCGATGCAAAGGGCTTTCTGATCGGCGACGGCCCGACAATGCGCCGTGTCCCGGGTGACCCAGCGATGGTGACGCGCGAACATTGGGTCACACCCAATAAAGACGGACGCCTGCGCGACGCCAAAGTCTATCTGCTCACGTCGGGCGCGTCGCGGTCGGCGGCGGAGCATTTCGCCCTGTCGATGAAGCATACGGGGCGCGCCAGGCTGATCGGCGCGGCGACGGGCGGGGCCAATCATTTCGGCGGTGGGCAGGATCTGGGCGGCGATTTCGGCGCCTTCATCCCTGTCGGGCGTACCTATGACCCCGTGACGGGCAAGGATTGGGAAGGCGACGGCCTCGCGCCCGATGTCGAGGTTGCGCCCGAACGCGCGCTCGAGGTCGCGCTCGCGGAACTGGGACTTCCCGCTGATGACGCGAAGCGGCTCTCGGACGCCTATATGCCGACGCGGTCGATGGAGCGGCGCAAGCCGCTGGTGACGCCAGCCTCAGGACGCTGA
- a CDS encoding acyl-CoA carboxylase subunit beta encodes MSWKKEVDELAARRAMAEKMGGTEKVARQHSRGKMDARARLAALVDPGSFREIGKIAGRGTYGPEGELEDLAASNFIFGRANIAGRPVVASADDFTVRGGAADAALHRKFVQCEAMAHEYRLPLIRMIDGTGGGGSVKSLEDMGYTYIPHVPGWDEIIANLDTVPVVALALGPTAGLGAARVVASHYSIMVRGLSQLFAAGPAVAAAIGDTLDREQLGGCDVHTRNGVVDDEVASEAEAFAAARRFLSYLPSSIHERAARTACSDPVDRRDDALLSVVPREAKQVYSMRRITDAVFDKGSVFEMGARWGRAVITAFARLDGWPVAVLASDPSYLGGSWDAKTSEKAERFVKLADQFRLPIVHLVDNPGFMIGGEAERTGTIRYGVQAMNAIYRATVPLASVVVRRAYGIAGSAMSNAERFQYRFAWPSGDWGSLPIEGGVEVAYKSELEAAADPAAHLEAIRARLNRVRSPFRTAEKFGVEDIIDPRDTRPLLCEFAGLAWRVLT; translated from the coding sequence ATGAGCTGGAAGAAAGAAGTCGACGAACTCGCCGCGCGGCGGGCGATGGCCGAGAAGATGGGCGGCACGGAAAAGGTCGCGCGCCAGCACAGCCGGGGCAAGATGGATGCCCGCGCGCGGCTAGCGGCGCTCGTCGATCCGGGGAGCTTTCGCGAGATCGGCAAGATTGCCGGGCGCGGCACTTATGGGCCCGAAGGCGAACTGGAAGATCTGGCGGCGTCGAACTTCATCTTTGGCCGCGCCAATATCGCGGGGCGGCCGGTCGTCGCCAGCGCCGACGATTTCACCGTGCGGGGCGGCGCGGCCGATGCGGCGCTGCACAGGAAATTCGTCCAGTGCGAGGCGATGGCGCATGAATATCGCCTGCCGCTGATCCGCATGATCGACGGCACGGGCGGCGGCGGGTCGGTCAAGTCGCTCGAGGATATGGGCTATACCTATATCCCCCATGTTCCGGGCTGGGACGAGATCATCGCAAACCTCGACACGGTGCCGGTGGTCGCGCTGGCGCTGGGGCCGACCGCGGGGCTGGGCGCGGCGCGCGTCGTCGCGAGCCATTACAGCATCATGGTTCGCGGGCTGTCGCAGCTGTTTGCGGCGGGACCGGCGGTCGCGGCGGCGATTGGCGACACATTGGACCGCGAGCAATTGGGCGGCTGTGATGTCCATACCCGCAACGGCGTGGTCGATGATGAGGTGGCGAGCGAGGCGGAGGCGTTCGCAGCGGCGCGGCGTTTCCTCTCCTACCTGCCTTCGTCGATCCACGAACGGGCAGCGCGCACGGCGTGCAGCGATCCGGTGGATCGCCGCGACGACGCCTTGCTGTCGGTCGTCCCGCGCGAGGCGAAGCAAGTTTATTCGATGCGGCGCATTACCGACGCGGTGTTCGACAAGGGCAGTGTTTTCGAGATGGGCGCGCGCTGGGGCCGCGCGGTCATCACCGCCTTTGCCCGGCTCGACGGCTGGCCGGTCGCGGTGCTCGCGAGCGACCCTTCCTATCTTGGCGGATCGTGGGACGCGAAGACGAGCGAGAAGGCCGAACGTTTCGTCAAGCTCGCCGACCAGTTCCGCCTGCCGATCGTCCATCTGGTCGACAATCCGGGCTTCATGATCGGCGGCGAGGCCGAGCGGACGGGGACGATCCGCTATGGCGTGCAGGCGATGAATGCGATCTACCGCGCCACTGTGCCGCTGGCGTCGGTCGTGGTGCGGCGCGCCTATGGCATTGCGGGCAGCGCGATGTCGAACGCCGAGCGCTTTCAATATCGCTTCGCCTGGCCGTCGGGCGACTGGGGCAGCCTGCCGATCGAGGGCGGGGTCGAAGTCGCCTACAAGAGTGAGCTGGAGGCGGCGGCGGACCCCGCCGCCCATCTGGAGGCGATCCGCGCGCGATTGAATCGTGTGCGCTCGCCCTTTCGCACGGCGGAGAAATTCGGGGTCGAGGATATTATCGATCCGCGCGATACGAGGCCGCTGCTCTGCGAATTTGCCGGACTGGCGTGGAGGGTGCTGACATAA
- a CDS encoding DUF6624 domain-containing protein has translation MIARFVAAGLVLASYLGPPGLAAAERSAVPTILQAYIHDGTFDPGDFQWMAGRWSEAPPADRRQWETVRAYINQCSETATLAMRQQLAALGIEAVALPSASYGDALCGQIKAAVSLRPASPADFAQWPHHFARAKLLWEFALAGAGLNQAIVRPYMEEGPDALIRATIGEQYARRAMSWDRVENAPPLPEELQPFFQYLAELMVDREDRKNTEFLRGYIEEKGWPKISEAGNHASRAAWLLAQHADQDPALQLRALRLMEPLAKEGEVDKSNYAYLYDRVMLKISGFQRYATQFSGCEHGHRERPLRPLENNDPQQLDQLRAAMGLEPLAHYRAFMDRSFGPCPG, from the coding sequence ATGATCGCACGATTCGTGGCCGCCGGGCTGGTGCTGGCGAGCTATTTGGGGCCGCCCGGGCTTGCTGCGGCGGAGCGCTCGGCCGTGCCGACGATCCTCCAAGCCTATATCCATGACGGGACGTTTGATCCGGGGGACTTCCAATGGATGGCGGGTCGCTGGTCCGAAGCGCCGCCTGCAGATCGCCGTCAATGGGAAACGGTGCGTGCCTATATCAACCAATGTTCCGAAACCGCGACATTGGCCATGCGCCAACAACTGGCCGCATTGGGCATTGAGGCCGTGGCGCTGCCCTCGGCTTCCTATGGTGACGCGCTGTGCGGCCAGATAAAGGCCGCCGTCAGCCTCCGCCCGGCGTCCCCGGCCGATTTTGCCCAATGGCCGCATCATTTTGCGAGAGCGAAGCTCTTGTGGGAATTTGCGCTTGCGGGGGCCGGGCTGAATCAGGCCATCGTCCGGCCCTACATGGAAGAGGGCCCCGATGCGCTCATTCGCGCAACGATCGGGGAGCAATATGCCCGCCGTGCCATGTCGTGGGACCGGGTAGAAAATGCGCCTCCGCTTCCTGAGGAGCTTCAACCCTTTTTCCAGTATCTGGCAGAGTTGATGGTGGATCGCGAGGATCGGAAAAACACCGAATTTCTTCGCGGCTATATCGAGGAAAAGGGCTGGCCGAAAATCAGCGAGGCAGGAAACCACGCGTCACGCGCCGCTTGGCTTTTGGCGCAACATGCCGATCAGGACCCAGCGCTGCAATTGCGGGCGCTCCGGCTGATGGAGCCGCTCGCAAAGGAGGGCGAGGTCGATAAATCGAACTACGCCTATTTATATGACCGCGTCATGTTGAAGATTTCGGGATTTCAGCGTTATGCGACGCAGTTTTCCGGTTGCGAGCACGGACATCGGGAAAGGCCGCTGCGCCCGCTGGAAAATAATGATCCCCAACAACTGGACCAGTTGCGAGCCGCGATGGGCCTTGAGCCGCTTGCTCATTATCGCGCGTTCATGGATCGATCGTTCGGCCCTTGTCCGGGCTGA
- a CDS encoding DMT family transporter — translation MRPDSPSPLIPFLIACLGIATYSAMDVLMKGLSIGLGVYNAVLWRNAAGAVISGLVYFAARPVMPAAATLRIHAVRSFFVAAMALCFFWALARLPMAEAIALAFVAPLMALYMAAVFLGEKIGPRSIAASLLGLTGVIVIVTGKLGRGDYAPEALWAVGAVFLSALFYAYNLILARRQAKMAEPLEIAFFQNLFVTLILALGAPWFLVIPGMAHGPAIGGAALLATLSLLLLSWAYGRAETQILATSEYTGFLWAMLFGWYFYAEPVTLPTVAGAMLIVGACLIVARKSPQLDPVEPAAA, via the coding sequence ATGCGCCCCGATTCGCCTTCCCCGCTCATCCCCTTTCTGATCGCCTGTCTGGGCATTGCCACCTATTCGGCGATGGACGTGCTGATGAAGGGGCTGTCGATCGGGCTTGGCGTTTATAATGCGGTGCTCTGGCGCAATGCGGCGGGGGCGGTGATCAGCGGGCTGGTTTATTTTGCGGCGCGGCCGGTCATGCCGGCGGCGGCGACGCTTCGCATTCATGCGGTGCGCTCCTTCTTTGTTGCGGCGATGGCGCTGTGCTTTTTCTGGGCGCTGGCGCGGCTGCCGATGGCGGAGGCGATTGCGCTGGCCTTTGTCGCGCCGCTGATGGCGCTTTATATGGCGGCGGTGTTTCTGGGCGAGAAGATCGGACCGCGCTCGATCGCCGCTTCGCTCCTCGGCCTGACCGGCGTCATCGTCATCGTCACCGGCAAGCTGGGGCGTGGCGATTATGCGCCCGAGGCGCTGTGGGCGGTCGGCGCGGTGTTTCTGTCGGCGCTATTCTATGCCTATAATCTGATCCTCGCGCGGCGGCAGGCGAAGATGGCCGAGCCGCTGGAGATCGCCTTTTTCCAAAATTTGTTCGTGACGCTGATCCTCGCGCTGGGTGCGCCCTGGTTTCTGGTCATCCCCGGCATGGCGCATGGCCCGGCGATCGGCGGAGCCGCGCTGTTGGCGACGCTGTCGCTGCTGCTTTTAAGCTGGGCCTATGGCCGCGCCGAAACCCAGATTCTGGCGACGAGCGAATATACGGGCTTTTTATGGGCGATGCTGTTCGGATGGTATTTTTATGCCGAGCCGGTGACGCTGCCGACCGTTGCGGGGGCGATGCTGATCGTCGGAGCCTGTTTGATCGTGGCGCGCAAGTCGCCGCAGCTTGATCCGGTGGAACCGGCGGCGGCGTAG
- a CDS encoding L-threonylcarbamoyladenylate synthase, which yields MAERQNEPMITESCPYGSNAIARAAALIAAGQPVAVPTETVYGLAADARDSQAVARIYAAKGRPDFNPLIVHVPSAEMAETLGRFGAVERALAEAFWPGPLTLVVPRAPDCPVASIATAGLDTIALRVPEHRAMQALLAETGAPLAAPSANASGRVSPTRAEHVRASLDGRIALVIDDGATRAGVESTIARVVDGAVQILRPGPVTASMLGEASGLPVTGASGAELVAPGMLASHYAPGKPVRLSATGFAVEEFGIGFGAIAGDYNLSAAGDLTEAAANLFDALHAAAASVKAEIAVAAIPAEGLGAAINDRLARAAV from the coding sequence ATGGCCGAGCGTCAAAATGAGCCGATGATCACCGAAAGCTGCCCCTACGGCAGCAACGCCATAGCGCGCGCAGCGGCGCTGATCGCGGCGGGCCAGCCCGTCGCGGTGCCGACCGAGACCGTCTATGGCCTTGCCGCCGATGCGCGCGATTCGCAGGCGGTGGCGCGCATCTATGCGGCCAAGGGGCGACCCGATTTCAACCCGCTGATCGTTCATGTGCCCAGCGCCGAAATGGCGGAGACGCTGGGGCGATTCGGTGCTGTCGAGCGCGCGCTGGCAGAGGCTTTCTGGCCGGGGCCGCTCACTCTGGTGGTGCCGCGCGCGCCCGATTGCCCGGTGGCCAGCATTGCGACCGCGGGGCTCGATACGATCGCGCTGCGCGTGCCCGAACATCGCGCGATGCAGGCGCTGCTTGCGGAGACCGGCGCACCGCTGGCCGCGCCCAGCGCCAATGCCAGCGGCCGGGTCAGCCCCACGCGCGCCGAGCATGTGCGCGCCAGCCTCGATGGCCGCATCGCGCTGGTGATCGACGATGGCGCGACGCGCGCCGGGGTCGAATCGACCATCGCGCGGGTGGTGGACGGCGCGGTGCAAATCCTGCGTCCCGGTCCGGTCACTGCGTCGATGCTGGGGGAGGCAAGCGGATTGCCGGTCACGGGCGCGAGCGGCGCCGAACTCGTCGCGCCGGGAATGCTCGCCAGCCATTATGCGCCGGGCAAGCCCGTGCGGCTCAGCGCCACGGGCTTTGCTGTCGAGGAATTTGGCATCGGCTTTGGCGCGATTGCCGGCGATTATAATCTCAGCGCAGCGGGCGATCTGACCGAAGCGGCGGCCAATTTGTTCGACGCGCTCCACGCCGCCGCGGCCAGTGTGAAGGCCGAAATTGCCGTCGCTGCCATTCCCGCCGAGGGGCTGGGCGCGGCGATCAACGACCGGCTTGCGCGCGCCGCGGTGTGA